The proteins below come from a single Candidatus Binatia bacterium genomic window:
- a CDS encoding oligosaccharide flippase family protein has product MAHRRLSRDILGVFGTRAVWSLLGIATGVILARILGPHDRGILALVLLVPSTVVTLVKLGMTQANVYFINRERISPVQVASNATALAIVLGLTAATIVWLARGGLFETVLRNVPTWALAFALMRVPLMLLDDYLYGVLQATGRFHVYNTRLLVSEGLRFVLVVVALPILGFGLFAAVAIHTFTTVLNVTWLVVTMRRVIPFTLRIDPPLLRRQLTFGVQSYAQTLTSHMLLRADVYLVSYFLGPAETAFYSLALRFTELVLEIPQAVGVVLYPRLASLPEEQIHRLTAQACRRTLLLTGALVIPLVLLGPSIIVLWYGEAYAPAGRPLLWAGIGALALSVFVILTRDFTSQNRQRVNIAAGVPALGLNILLNFLLIPSLGIVGAAMSTAISYSIACGILLVAFLPRAGVSLRQVLVADTDDLRFFAGLIRGAARRARRRMPPAPTDSEV; this is encoded by the coding sequence TTGGCACACCGTCGTCTCTCGCGCGACATCCTCGGGGTGTTCGGCACCCGCGCCGTCTGGTCGCTCCTCGGCATCGCCACCGGCGTGATACTGGCTCGCATTCTCGGGCCCCACGACCGCGGCATCCTCGCTCTGGTACTGCTCGTCCCGTCGACCGTGGTGACCCTGGTGAAGCTGGGCATGACCCAGGCCAACGTGTACTTCATCAACCGCGAGCGCATTTCGCCGGTGCAGGTGGCATCGAACGCCACCGCGCTGGCTATTGTGCTCGGCCTGACGGCCGCCACGATCGTCTGGCTGGCCCGGGGCGGTCTCTTCGAAACCGTGCTGCGCAACGTGCCCACGTGGGCGCTCGCCTTCGCCCTGATGCGGGTGCCGCTCATGTTGCTCGACGACTACCTCTACGGGGTCCTGCAGGCGACCGGTCGCTTCCATGTGTACAACACCCGATTGCTGGTCAGCGAAGGACTGCGGTTCGTCCTCGTGGTCGTGGCCCTTCCAATACTGGGCTTCGGCTTGTTCGCCGCCGTCGCGATCCACACCTTCACGACGGTGCTCAACGTCACGTGGCTCGTCGTAACGATGCGGCGTGTCATCCCGTTCACGCTGCGCATCGACCCGCCGCTCCTGCGCCGGCAACTGACCTTCGGTGTCCAGTCCTACGCACAAACACTGACTTCCCACATGCTTCTCCGCGCCGACGTTTACCTGGTATCTTACTTCCTCGGCCCCGCCGAGACCGCCTTCTATTCGCTGGCGCTGCGCTTCACCGAACTGGTCCTCGAAATCCCGCAGGCCGTTGGCGTCGTCCTGTATCCGCGCCTGGCCTCCTTGCCCGAAGAGCAGATTCATCGGCTCACCGCCCAGGCGTGCCGGCGCACTCTCTTGCTCACCGGGGCGCTCGTGATTCCGCTCGTGCTGTTAGGACCAAGTATCATCGTGCTGTGGTACGGCGAGGCTTATGCCCCCGCGGGAAGGCCGTTGCTGTGGGCCGGCATCGGCGCGCTGGCCCTGTCCGTGTTCGTCATCCTGACCCGCGACTTCACCAGCCAGAACCGCCAGCGGGTCAACATTGCCGCCGGCGTCCCGGCATTGGGATTGAACATCCTGCTGAACTTCCTCCTCATCCCGTCTCTCGGCATTGTCGGCGCCGCGATGTCGACGGCGATTTCGTACTCGATAGCGTGCGGCATCCTGCTCGTCGCGTTCCTTCCGCGGGCGGGAGTCTCCTTGCGCCAGGTGCTGGTTGCCGACACCGACGATCTCCGGTTCTTCGCCGGCCTGATCCGCGGCGCCGCCCGCCGCGCGCGCCGCAGAATGCCCCCCGCGCCCACCGATTCGGAGGTCTGA
- a CDS encoding glycosyltransferase, whose protein sequence is MIRVLFVEASTGGVLGGSLTGLYHLIRGMDRTGFASGMVLYEPKGIEDDLARLDVPVFYVTRRRVEKEHALLRYEGYRQAKSWQPVRSALALGRQTLRLAIEEMPTALRLARIIRRFRADVVHLGNGLRANFDGVLACMMTRTPCLVHVKGFEKFTDRERRIAPRVDALVSMTQAVDAHCRRLGVIGRSMYVVYDALDEQGFVPRREPGAVRAELGITNGSPCVGVVGNIQEWKGQAVLVEAMARVVEAVPRARALIIGGVHRAGAQYGDALRARIAELGLGESIAFTGFRRDVPDVMNALDVVAHTSVRAEPFGRVILEAMLLGKPVVATAAGGVPELIADGTTGFLTPPGEPAALAERLIPLLRDADLRSRVGIEARRWARERFNLPRHVAETCAIYEQLTKGH, encoded by the coding sequence ATGATTCGGGTGTTGTTTGTCGAAGCTTCGACCGGGGGCGTGCTTGGCGGTTCGCTGACCGGTCTGTACCACCTGATCCGTGGGATGGACCGCACGGGCTTTGCATCGGGTATGGTCCTGTACGAGCCGAAGGGTATCGAGGATGACCTGGCGCGGTTGGACGTGCCGGTGTTCTACGTGACTCGGCGGCGAGTCGAGAAGGAGCATGCGCTGCTGCGCTACGAGGGCTACCGCCAGGCCAAGTCGTGGCAGCCGGTGCGCTCGGCTCTGGCGTTGGGGCGCCAGACCCTGCGCCTCGCGATCGAAGAGATGCCCACCGCACTGCGCCTGGCCCGGATAATTCGCCGCTTTCGTGCCGATGTGGTTCATCTCGGCAACGGTCTGCGCGCCAATTTCGACGGCGTTCTCGCCTGCATGATGACGCGGACGCCGTGTCTGGTTCACGTCAAGGGCTTCGAGAAGTTCACGGACCGGGAACGAAGGATCGCACCGCGGGTCGATGCCCTGGTCAGCATGACCCAGGCGGTCGATGCACATTGCCGGCGACTCGGTGTGATCGGCCGGAGCATGTACGTTGTCTATGACGCGCTGGACGAACAGGGTTTTGTGCCACGGCGGGAACCGGGAGCGGTCCGGGCAGAGCTGGGCATTACCAACGGTTCGCCGTGCGTTGGGGTGGTCGGTAACATACAGGAGTGGAAAGGGCAGGCGGTGCTCGTCGAGGCCATGGCCCGCGTCGTCGAGGCGGTACCGCGCGCCCGCGCGTTGATTATCGGTGGGGTGCATCGTGCCGGGGCGCAGTACGGGGATGCCCTGCGAGCGCGCATCGCCGAGCTCGGACTGGGCGAGTCGATCGCCTTCACGGGATTCCGTCGCGATGTGCCCGACGTAATGAACGCACTCGACGTGGTCGCGCACACGTCCGTACGCGCGGAGCCTTTCGGCCGCGTTATTCTCGAGGCCATGCTGCTCGGCAAACCGGTGGTGGCGACGGCGGCCGGTGGCGTGCCGGAGCTGATCGCGGACGGTACGACGGGGTTTCTGACCCCGCCGGGCGAGCCGGCCGCCCTCGCCGAGCGGCTCATTCCGTTGTTGCGCGACGCCGACTTGCGAAGCAGAGTTGGTATAGAGGCACGCCGCTGGGCGCGCGAGCGATTCAATCTTCCGAGGCACGTTGCCGAGACGTGCGCGATCTACGAACAGCTCACGAAGGGGCACTGA